The genomic stretch CCCCCCCCCCGCCGCCCTGCCGCTCTAGCTCCTTCTTCACGTCGCCGGCCAGCCGCAGCTCGGCGTCAATGTCCAGGTAGGTGCCTTCCCTCAGGGTCTCCCCCTTCTTGAACGGCCTCTCCATGATCAGCCCTTCCCTGTCGCCGGCTGCAAATGCTGCGGCATCCAACattttctctctctctcagcAATTCAGCTCAGCATTTTTCGACACAAATCCAACAAGAGAAAAGTGCTGACCGGTGGAAACATGGAGGAGCATCTTGAGATTGGCACACTTCTTGGCGAACTGGCACAGGTACTTCACCCCCATCACATTCACATCCAACGCAATGTCATATCTGCAAATTAATACTAGTAGTATGAGTTAGTAGAAAACTAACCTTAGTTAAGTTGATATAATTGACGATGATTTCCTCCGTTTATAAAAGTGAAGCTGTATATAAATTTAAATTTTGGTGGGGACCTTTCGTAGAAGTTGGTGGTTGCAGCTCCATTGACGATGATGTCGACCTCGTTGGCCAGCTCCTCCAACCTGGGAGCATCTAGCCCCATGTTCTCGAAGACGACGTCACCGGCCAAAGGGACAACCTTCTCCTCCACAAACAGCTCGAATCCTCCCTTGCCATGCTTCTCTTTCAGGAGGCAGAAGAGCTCAGTGTCTGTCACCTGAACCATCAAATAAGCGTTTCGTCCTCATTTTGCTGAAAACTCAGTTTGCACTGTCTGTACTATTTCTTTAGTAATAACCACACATGCCATTCGTGGATGATTAATCGTGCGTTGCGACGTTTCAGAGGTGGATAGAAAAAAAAGAGTAAAACATACTCCTCCTACTACATACGATTGGACGAAGGACGACCGGACAGACAAACCTACCAGTTGCCACAAGAGGGTCGCCACCAAAGATCTCGGAGATGATGTGGGTATACTAAACTGCACATGCCCTTCGCTGCAGTACAGTAATAAGTATGAACACGCACATACCCCGTAGTGGTGAATTGCTAGCACTAGCGGTACCACTGCCAGGCAGGGGATCTATCCTTCCCTATCTTTACCCCTCTCTCTGGGCTGTTTTTTTTTTTGGTATTGAATTGGTCTGGGCTGAATTATTGGCCCCTTTTTTAATGGTGTGTGTAGGGTACGCGTGAacttttttgttttgtttttgttttctggGAGGGTATGCGTGAAGGGATGAACTCAAATCAACCGACTCCCCATTTGGCTCATTCATTTGGTGTGCCTAGTCGTAAGCCCATTAGGGCATGTATACAATGATGGCATATGGATATACATGCCCCATGATAAAAAGTAGTTTGAAACATCTATATTTATTTTTTCTTCTCAATGCAAGCTATTATTAGTGGGTCTCAttaagaaataaaaaataaagactcCAGTACACATGGATCTTTACTTTTCACTCCAACATTTTAAACTTTTGACACCGGGCTACATTTTTCTCTCTCCAAGCACCCGTCTTCTGAAAAGGATCATGCTTCCCTATCCGAGCCTACTTTACCTGATATCCGATCCTACATGGCATGCGAGGCATCACCTTGGAGCTAtgcattgtacatgcccttactTATCCTTGTAGGACAAACCTTAAAAGTTCTCCTTTTCGCAAAAAAAGCTTAAAGGTTCTCCATTCTTACATCgcgaaaaacaaacaaaaaacaaaGCTTCACTATACAATAAAATAGTTTCAAAACTTGTGCAACGTCAAACACCGTCTACTATAGTACTCCTTGTTTCTCTGAGCGATTGACCACGTTTGGCACTGAGACATGAGTTATGATAATCAAGCTTCCAGATCAACGTTTGCCTCTCTCTTGTCCGGTGAGTAACCCACTTTTCTCATAACGGATTAGTATATGCAAAACATAGTTCAGCAACCACAAATTTAGCTTAAGTCACAATTGAATAAGTGAGCACCTGGCCTGTCGGTTGGAGCCCTATACATGGGATGCTCTTGAACCCTAGGCATGGATCTAGTCGGAGCTTTTCACATTTTACCAGGAGCTGTGGATCCCCGTGACCGTGATGCACGGCACAGGGCCGGGGAAATATCTGTGCAAGGGACATTGGGTAGGTGGTGCCATGAAGAACAATTAGTACTGCTAGCTACACTACAACACAGACATTAATTGGAGGCGTTTTGTTAAAGGCATTTTCTAAAACGCCTTAGATTAGCTTTCTTAGAGGCGTTCTACAAAAGTGCCTTCAAAAGTCCCATGCTACCCTGGCACTAATGAAGAATGCCTCAAAACAGTGGCATTTGACGGCATTCCAAAGAGTGCCACTATATGTAGCAGAATCTGGGGCATTTTGCACAATGCCTGTACGATTTAGAGGCACTTTCCCAAAACACTGTAATATGTTGAAACATAGAGGGTGCTTCTGGAAACTGCCGAAGACCCAGCGTCCTGCACTTGGAACCCACATATACTTGAATATAAAATTGTTCCAGCCAACAGGGTGATCAATCGAGACAGATGGTGAGCTGGTTGCTACGTGCGTCGGCTACTGAAGGTTCTTGGGTCGACGGTTCGAATCGTGCTAAAGCTAATTAATTTTTTTCCTGTGACGAAGCGCTAGTACTGACTTATTTAGTCCCATACCGCTTAGGGAGCTGAAGTTTGTCCTCTTTAAAAGGGAATCCATGTATTTTCAGATATGTCTTCTTCGAAAAATCCTAAAGATCTCTAGAGGGAGCTGTCTCATTACTGGATAGATGAAAGCCCATTGCCAGCAGTAGAGGGCTTCGGCCCGTGTGTCGAGCGGGCGGGGGCTGATGTTGACCCAGCAGTAGAGGAAGGCTGGTGCGGGCTGCCCTCCTTTTTTAACAATTTGCCTGCCGCGTGTGTGCACATTTGGAGGCATTTTTCAGAAATGCCTCAAAAGGTCCTGAGCATCCGAGGCGTTTTGAAAATCGCCACAGAAGCTCTGAGCATCGGAGGCGTTCTGAAAAAACGCTAAGATATGCCTTTCCCTTCGTGACTATAGCTAGCATTTTTCAGAAACGCCATGTTAGACTTTTGAAGACATTTTTTGAGCCTTCAGAGGCATTTATTAATGTCTCCTAATTCCTACCGTGCTGTAGTGCTAGATGGGTATGGACGACGACGACGTGACTAAGCATGAATGGGTCGATGCATCCATCGTCACACATTGATGGCTTGCATGTTAGACCGCGCCATATCGAATGCGTTTGTACGTTGCGGCGCAAATTAGGCTCCATGGTACGCATGGACATGGGACATGCATATGTCTCTTCTCTTGCTTCGATCGTCATAGTGACTACATGGAGCTACACGATACAATATGTGCTGAGGAGTGAAAGAGAGGCGTGGGGCgagtaattccggacggaggaTGCGAGAATTCATGAGAGTCCATGTGCTGCTGCTAGTTGCATACGCCACACCCGGATCGCATGATGTGCTATAATAAATCAACCACATGTCATGCATGAGAAATCCACTCAGAAAAAGAGGGCAAAACCCCCCGGCTGGCTTGTGCATGGATGGATGCACACGGACACCCATGACCTATCCGTTCAAGTAACTTGGAGTGAGTTAGTTTAGCAAGAACCTCTGCCTCGACGCGTTGCTTGGCGGAGTGGGCGTCCATGGCTCGCACGAGCAGGTAGATCCTCCTCACGTCTGGCTGCACCCGGAGTATCTTCTCCACAAGAACTGCATGACACGGAAGGCACGCATAGTTAGTCGTACAGCGCATGGATCCGATCAGTGCCGCGCACAAGCCGTCCTCTCGTTAATTAGCCATGCATCATGCAACTTGCTCAGTTGCTTGCATGGGGCAGTAGAGTAGAGTACGTACATGGCTTAAGCACGTAGGAGTAGTACGTAGGTAGCTGTGGCAGCTAACTCAGCTAATAACACGTATAGTGCCCTACTTAGCAGTCGGCTAACTTAACTAATACTCGATCGTGTACTTACTCTTTCCGAGGAAGCcagtggcgccggtgatgaggaTGCTCTTGCCCTTGAAATACCCTGCGATCTTCTCTGCGTCCAAGCTGCCATCCACCATCAccatccttcttctccttctcctccggCTCCTTGTTTCCTCCTCTTggccctcttcctcctccagaGACAAGGAGACACAACCAGATCTGGATTGAGAAGCAGAGCCCTGCCACTAGAAGAAGGCTACGAGTAGTGGTAGTGATCCAGTGAGGAGTGGCCGGTGACTGCAGGCGCACACACTACACGTATTTATGCAGTTGGGCAGTTGCCAAGATAGGGCATGCAAGCCAAGCACGTACAGATCCAGTGTCAACGAAATTAAAGACCGTGCGGCACAAGGGCTTAGCTAGCTCTGGTCTGGACCCG from Triticum urartu cultivar G1812 unplaced genomic scaffold, Tu2.1 TuUngrouped_contig_6496, whole genome shotgun sequence encodes the following:
- the LOC125530695 gene encoding fatty acyl-CoA reductase 2, chloroplastic-like (The sequence of the model RefSeq protein was modified relative to this genomic sequence to represent the inferred CDS: added 234 bases not found in genome assembly), with the protein product MVMVDGSLDAEKIAGYFKGKSILITGATGFLGKILVEKILRVQPDVRRIYLLVRAMDAHSAKQRVEAEVTDTELFCLLKEKHGKGGFELFVEEKVVPLAGDVVFENMGLDAPRLEELANEVDIIVNGAATTNFYERYDIALDVNVMGVKYLCQFAKKCANLKMLLHVSTAFAAGDREGLIMERPFKKGETLREGTYLDIDAELRLAGDVKKELERQDGGGGGDKTKRERKGMKELGLERSRHFGWSNTYVFTKAMGEMLLGQLHGAIPVVILRPSIITSILRDPLPGWMQGTRT